A region from the Branchiostoma lanceolatum isolate klBraLanc5 chromosome 2, klBraLanc5.hap2, whole genome shotgun sequence genome encodes:
- the LOC136426829 gene encoding prokineticin receptor 2-like, with product MGFANATVYLNEENAHFANNSSLENLLLAFDLDELMKAFLELISDNETEADATRNLFGNASPGGPTNSLDGSEIAIGVLYSLIMLVCGVGNFLLLLALLLYKETRTPTNLLIGNLALSDLLVSLLCLPYNMDYHVVHEGSWHHSTALCAVVNFFTSVSHYVSTHALLAIGIDRYLVVQDARTRRFNPRWTSVVIWVVALVLALPGAIFSRTVPYQREDSVFCGVLWPVSLQHVYKGFHIFLVVCEFAVPAVIMSVFYSFVVCKHPENKDGGLQEKNTLGRLLPLKTLSSAPKHSMGFTDAIIIIIIIIITAITIVIIITIIIIITTFPN from the exons TCGATGAGCTGATGAAGGCTTTCCTTGAGCTCATTAGCGACAACGAAACCGAAGCGGACGCTACTAGAAATCTATTCGGCAATGCTAGCCCCGGAGGCCCGACGAACTCTTTGGACGGTTCGGAGATAGCGATCGGGGTTTTGTACAGCCTGATCATGCTCGTGTGTGGGGTCGGGAACTTCCTTCTCCTGTTGGCCCTCCTTCTCTACAAGGAGACCCGCACGCCCACCAACCTGCTGATCGGGAACCTGGCTCTGTCCGACCTGCTCGTCTCCCTGTTGTGTCTGCCGTACAATATGGACTACCATGTTGTACATGAAGGCTCGTGGCATCACAGCACTGCGCTATGTGCTGTTGTCAACTTCTTCACATCTGTATCCCATTACGTCTCGACACACGCACTTCTCGCCATTGGTATCGACAG GTACCTCGTTGTCCAAGATGCCCGGACGAGGCGCTTCAACCCCCGGTGGACATCAGTCGTCATATGGGTGGTTGCCCTCGTCTTAGCTCTGCCAGGGGCCATCTTCTCCCGCACTGTCCCGTACCAACGCGAGGACTCCGTCTTCTGCGGCGTGCTGTGGCCTGTCTCCCTACAACACGTCTACAAAGGCTTCCACATCTTCTTGGTGGTGTGTGAATTCGCTGTTCCTGCCGTCATCATGAGCGTATTCTACTCCTTCGTGGTCTGTAAG CACCCCGAAAataaagatggcgggctgcaggagAAAAACacgttgggcagactcctccccctcaaaaccctaagctccgccccaaagcacagtatggg GTTTACGgatgccatcatcatcatcatcatcatcatcatcaccgccatcaccatcgtcatcatcatcaccatcatcatcatcattaccacTTTTCCTAATTAA